The Andrena cerasifolii isolate SP2316 chromosome 15, iyAndCera1_principal, whole genome shotgun sequence genome includes a window with the following:
- the LOC143377097 gene encoding uncharacterized protein LOC143377097 yields the protein LETVTISIYIVGDWFVGGVQSVDTQSLFNSVIITNKSIIRRIRVPTYEACKTTHWLKGEFRSKNHPDIQRHYWAAPFLLPIGTIFILALVVILMVLFKRCPQMVAAIVVSILVIIVIFAALISVNHDPIYV from the exons TTAGAAACTGTTACGATAAGTATATACATTGTAGGAGACTGGTTCGTAGGTGGAGTGCAATCTGTAGACACGCAAAGCCTCTTCAATTCTGTAATTATAACcaataaaagtattataagAAGGATTCGCGTACCCACTTACGAAGCGTGCAAAACTACTCATTGGCTTAAGGGGgagttccggtctaaaaatc ATCCCGACATACAGAGACACTATTGGGCTGCACCTTTTCTTCTACCTATCGGAACAATATTCATTCTTGCACTGGTAGTTATTTTAATG GTTCTATTCAAAAGATGCCCACAAATGGTTGCTGCGATTGTTGTATCGATTCTAGTTATCATTGTTATATTTGCAGCATTGATATCAGTCAATCATGACCCAATTTATGTTTAA